A single Anopheles maculipalpis chromosome 3RL, idAnoMacuDA_375_x, whole genome shotgun sequence DNA region contains:
- the LOC126563734 gene encoding ankyrin-3 isoform X1 → MALEETQNNGSAVAVAPKENAPTAALKQQPPQGQAQVQPSTSNEKLNNIVNGGGATMEKSRSNNKQNDTNTAFLRAARAGDLQKLIEYLETGQVTDINTCNTNGLNALHLAAKDGHYDIVNELLKRGALVDNATKKGNTALHIASLAGQKEIIQLLLQYNASVNVQSQNGFTPLYMAAQENHDECVNYLLAKGANPALATEDGFTPLAVAMQQGHDKVVAVLLESDTRGKVRLPALHIAAKKDDVKAAKLLLENEHNPDVSSKSGFTPLHIAAHYGNVNVAQLLIEKGADVNFTAKHNITPLHVACKWGKLNMVKLLIANHGRIDSITRDGLTPLHCAARSGHDQVIEVLLEHRAEIISKTKNGLAPLHMAAQGEHVSAARILLMNKSPVDDITIDYLTALHVAAHCGHVKVAKLLLDRNADPNARALNGFTPLHIACKKNRIKVVELLLNHGATIGATTESGLTPLHVASFMGCMNIVIYLLQHDASPDIPTVRGETPLHLAARAKQTDIIRILLRNGAYVNAQAREDQTPLHVASRIGNMEIVMLLLQHGAKIDAVTKDNYTPLHIAAKEGQDEVASLLLDNEANVEAVTKKGFTPLHLAAKYGNLKCAELLLERGAQVDVQGKNGVTPLHVASHYDHQKVALLLLEKGASPYSPAKNGHTPLHIASKKNQLNIATTLLEYKADANAESKTGFTPLHLSAQEGHGDMARTLLNNGADPNHAAKNGLTPLHLCAQEDNVGIAETLLEHKARIDPVTKTGFTPLHVAAHFGQAGMVKYLIENDANIEMKTNIGHTPLHQAAQQGHTLIINILLKNKANPEAVTNGGQTALSIADKLGYITVVETLKVVTETSVTQTVDEKFKIVGPETIHETFLSDSEDEGPEGGTPPPPSAMKALMQAQQLYGGSGAIKYYQSQMRYTREDPIMSDQQQYNYMTSDENKQFDDTNLTNMSIDPLKDDKYLEKIISRAENYTVSATDRSHTPNPLDITVTDNVNITRKPIHVGFLVSFLVDARGGAMRGCRHSGVRVIVPPRSAAQPTRITCRYVKPQRITNGPPLMEGEALISRILELAPVGAKFLGPVILEVPHFASLRDKEREIIILRSDNGETWREHTLYDSEEAIHEVLNETFKGDTLNLLEDLHTNRITRIVTNDFPHYFAIVSRIRQEVHAIGPEGGTVSATAVPQVQAIFPQNALTKKIRVGLQAQPIDMNTTANLLGRSVAVSPVVTVEPRRRKFHKAITLSMPAPKAYNSGMINQYSGNAPTLRLLCSITGGQNKAVWEDVTGSTPLTFVNDCVSFTTTVSARFWLMDCRNIGEATKMATELYSQMAHVPFMVKFVVFAKRVDQSEAKLSVFCMTDDKEDKTLEHQEHFTEIAKSRDIEVCEGRTIYLEFAGNIVPVMKSGEQLALQFNAFKENRLTFTVKIKNNLDDLLGRISFMNEPKVAKGEPIQTALCTLNFTLPSEKFGLGGDELETTSEFDQSSTEVLNSEQQAIVAAANRGKTLNFTFQNGDGASEIHKADIKITDICNLLGSDWPLLADELAITPSDVELIRAEYPNDEAQQAIVMLRLWLRQAGRDATGNVLEQALIKINRPDIVNKSITNLEPVTDEYERRVAQRQIGSMNGLDEIDPAKVNGVTTTSSIMHESEHEQTEEKQEHEAVEKQIPTDNNSPTDSVSPDTTEAFQQIRRESEILGIAAIKKEDLSTPPPSPADFNTQVSQNSSQAGVEEGRNDAVAEDVQEIIQQAIKDHDTHDDDEEEEAGGPVAVETAGSDSAISDHDEDSEGFELDLETDKSGKVKTIKKHSKVNIKINKTVAQRPTVGDIEWEMPESDARHPQIEISSVNLEDVSNDRRYSLDHIDPVAEGLTLGARTYEKSHSTPGETEQKKSEQIVIISSDNNISEVPADYSGDIDEFIFVQTSPENFAKMEKEQAKGGVVTDEDDNSNLVIITEEHYDYELTSDDDRRSSSLLEDPSPPEEKDLEGYTVAPSSTPGADGKKRFIVGGSSSSESEEDPQQRRRDHQSGSTSIVRRTVRSKVVPTGLTITEDESVVLKDDQTNGTNPAITVCQPTPPPAQPPSSSTSNNFSIRTGPGSSSGSDVALHETAGELSDDDETGKVNNNQAASDHPGDNPVTDTAFAEESHPSSSTVTSSRVAVIVTQVSNDLIDDEQPPQVAEDMLIDLAMHGDGGEDEANESDIDNSDVRAGVDGDGGGSVQVQMGSGLAEGSTEIKNYLVQNTDQIVGMEPTEPPIETTASKHEGSTRTETNTVVDESDDGTIRTTIYSTTLKFDGPEDMEEQILKQMRDQQFTAEQQEQLMNTPLITTTTLDPDTGVETTSTSTTRTTTTTKTITLTPDGDFPEDEILQKITTVTTHTSQPNVPEMVKETTVTVTEMVDGRTLDGAAKALNNIVDEFMNQERKN, encoded by the exons AATGACACAAACACAGCGTTCCTACGAGCAGCTAGGGCAGGAGATCTTCAGAAGCTGATAGAGTACCTCGAAACTGGTCAGGTGACCGACATCAACACGTGCAATACG AATGGTCTCAACGCGTTGCATCTCGCAGCAAAAGATGGTCACTATGACATCGTTAACGAATTACTGAAACGTGGTGCTCTCGTCGATAATGCCACTAAGAAGGGCAACACAGCACTGCACATCGCTTCATTGGCTGGCCAAAAGGAGATCATTCAGCTGCTCCTGCAATATAACGCATCGGTTAACGTGCAGTCTCAGAATGGATTCACGCCGCTCTACATGGCCGCGCAGGAAAACCATGATGAGTGTGTAAATTATCTTCTTGCTAAGGGTGCTAATCCTGCACTGGCTACAGAG gaCGGCTTTACGCCATTAGCAGTGGCGATGCAGCAAGGTCACGACAAAGTAGTGGCCGTACTACTTGAAAGCGATACACGCGGCAAGGTTCGATTACCAGCACTACATATAGCGGCCAAGAAGGATGACGTGAAGGCGGCAAAACTTTTGCTGGAG AATGAACACAATCCAGACGTATCTTCGAAGAGTGGCTTCACTCCGCTGCACATTGCTGCACATTACGGAAATGTAAACGTCGCTCAATTGCTAATTGAGAAAGGTGCCGATGTAAATTTTACTGCAAAGCACAACATCACACCACTACACGTGGCGTGCAAGTGGGGAAAGCTTAACATGGTGAAGCTCTTGATCGCAAACCATGGTCGTATCGATAGTATCACTCGCGATGGGCTTACCCCACTGCACTGTGCTGCTCGTTCAGGTCATGATCAAGTAATAGAAGTGTTGCTCGAACATCGTGCGGAGATCATTTCCAAGACCAAAAATGGACTTGCCCCGTTGCACATGGCAGCCCAGGGCGAACACGTGAGCGCAGCGCGTATTTTACTAATGAACAAATCACCAGTTGATGACATTACGATTGACTATCTAACTGCTCTGCACGTCGCAGCTCACTGTGGACATGTGAAGGTGGCAAAGCTGCTACTCGATCGAAATGCCGATCCGAATGCACGAGCACTGAACGGCTTTACACCGTTACACATTGCCTGCAAGAAGAATCGGATTAAGGTAGTGGAGCTGCTGCTAAACCATGGTGCCACAATTGGAGCTACTACGGAGAGTGGTCTAACGCCGTTGCATGTGGCTAGCTTCATGGGGTGCATGAACATTGTCATTTATCTTCTGCAACACGATGCCAGTCCGGACATTCCGACTGTGCGTGGTGAAACCCCACTACATCTGGCAGCACGTGCCAAGCAAACAGACATCATACGCATCTTGCTACGAAACGGGGCGTACGTAAATGCGCAAGCACGGGAAGACCAGACACCGCTACACGTCGCATCTCG AATCGGTAACATGGAAATAGTGATGCTACTTTTGCAACACGGTGCAAAGATTGATGCTGTAACGAAGGACAATTACACGCCGTTACACATAGCGGCAAAGGAGGGCCAAGATGAAGTGGCTTCACTACTATTGGACAACGAAGCTAACGTAGAAGCGGTCACTAAAAAAGGCTTCACACCACTGCATTTGGCCGCCAAGTACGGCAACCTAAAATGTGCTGAACTGCTTCTTGAACGAGGTGCCCAAGTGGATGTACAGGGCAAGAATGGTGTGACGCCATTGCACGTTGCTAGTCACTACGATCATCAAAAAGTAGCATTGCTGCTGCTAGAGAAAGGTGCATCACCGTATTCGCCAGCCAAGAATGGTCATACGCCGCTACACATTGcttcaaagaaaaatcaacTGAACATCGCCACAACGCTACTGGAATACAAGGCGGATGCTAATGCGGAAAGCAAAACAGGGTTCACGCCCCTGCACTTGTCAGCCCAAGAAGGTCATGGCGATATGGCGCGTACTCTATTGAACAATGGGGCCGATCCTAACCATGCCGCAAAGAATGGATTGACACCGTTGCATCTGTGTGCACAGGAAGACAATGTGGGCATCGCTGAAACGCTATTGGAGCATAAGGCACGCATCGATCCGGTAACAAAGACAGGCTTTACTCCGCTTCACGTGGCCGCTCATTTCGGTCAAGCCGGAATGGTGAAATACTTGATCGAAAATGATGCAAACATCGAGATGAAGACCAATATTGGTCATACCCCGCTCCATCAGGCTGCACAGCAAGGACACACGCTCATCATCAACATTCTgctgaaaaataaagcaaatccGGAAGCAGTGACTAACGGTGGCCAAACTGCGCTATCGATCGCCGATAAGCTGGGCTATATCACTGTAGTGGAGACACTGAAGGTAGTCACCGAAACAAGCGTCACACAGACGGTTGATGAGAAGTTTAAAATCGTTGGACCAGAAACTATCCACGAAACGTTCCTGTCGGACTCCGAAGATGAGG GGCCTGAAGGAGGTACGCCACCCCCACCTAGTGCTATGAAAGCCCTAATGCAAGCGCAGCAATTGTATGGCGGTAGTGGTGCTATCAAGTACTATCAATCGCAAATGCGTTACACAC GTGAAGATCCAATCATGTccgaccagcagcagtacaacTACATGACAAGCgacgaaaacaaacagttcGACGACACAAATCTCACCAACATGAGTATCGATCCATTGAaggatgataaatatttggaAAAGATCATTTCTCGTGCAGAGAACTACACCGTTTCGGCCACAGATCGGTCCCACACACCCAATCCGCTGGACATCACTGTGACTGACAATGTGAACATCACCCGAAAGCCGATCCATGTTGG ATTTCTGGTGTCGTTCCTGGTTGATGCACGTGGTGGTGCCATGCGAGGTTGCCGCCACAGCGGTGTACGTGTGATTGTACCACCTCGATCAGCCGCACAACCTACAAGGATTACCTGTCGGTATGTGAAACCACAACGCATCACCAATGGTCCGCCATTAATGGAAGGAGAGGCTCTGATAAGCCGCATTCTCGAGTTGGCCCCTGTTGGTGCCAAGTTCCTTGG CCCTGTCATCCTTGAGGTGCCTCATTTTGCGTCGCTGCGCGATAAGGAACGCGAAATAATTATCCTACGTTCTGATAATGGTGAAACATGGCGCGAACATACGCTTTACGATAGTGAGGAAGCCATCCACGAAGTCCTGAACGAGACATTCAAGGGAGATACGCTCAACTTGCTCGAGGATTTACATACGAACAGGATCACACGCATTGTGACAAACGATTTTCCACACTATTTTGCGATCGTGTCGCGTATTCGTCAGGAAGTGCACGCTATTGGACCAGAGGGTGGTACCGTGTCGGCTACTGCTGTTCCACAGGTGCAAGCTATTTTCCCACAAAATGCACTGACGAAGAAAATCCGTGTCGGGCTGCAGGCCCAACCGATTGACATGAACACAACGGCTAACTTGCTAGGCCGCAGTGTAGCAGTGTCACCGGTGGTGACTGTAGAACCGCGTCGGCGTAAGTTCCACAAAGCGATTACGCTCAGTATGCCCGCTCCAAAAGCTTACAACTCGGGTATGATCAACCAATATTCGGGCAATGCGCCGACGTTGCGTTTGCTGTGTTCGATAACCGGCGGCCAGAATAAAGCCGTATGGGAAGATGTTACCGGTTCAACACCACTCACGTTCGTGAACGATTGTGTGTCTTTCACGACTACAGTGTCAGCTCGCTTCTGGCTGATGGATTGCCGCAACATTGGCGAAGCAACCAAAATGGCCACTGAATTGTACTCGCAGATGGCGCACGTGCCTTTCATGGTGAAGTTCGTCGTGTTTGCCAAGCGTGTCGACCAAAGCGAGGCAAAATTAAGCGTTTTCTGTATGACGGATGACAAAGAAGACAAAACATTGGAACATCAAGAACATTTCACTGAGATTGCCAAATCTCGAGATATCGAGGTCTGTGAAGGACGAACAATCTATCTAGAATTCGCTGGCAATATCGTCCCGGTGATGAAATCTGGCGAGCAGCTTGCATTGCAGTTCAACGCATTTAAGGAAAATCGTCTCACGTTCACGGTCAAGATCAAAAACAATCTGGACGATCTGCTTGGTCGTATCTCGTTCATGAACGAGCCCAAAGTTGCCAAGGGCGAACCAATTCAAACGGCGCTCTGCACTCTAAACTTTACACTTCCATCCGAAAAGTTTGGTTTGGGTGGAGACGAACTGGAGACAACGTCCGAGTTCGATCAGAGCTCGACCGAAGTTCTCAACAGCGAACAGCAGGCTATCGTTGCGGCAGCCAATCGTGGCAAGACGCTAAACTTCACGTTCCAAAATGGAGATGGTGCAAGCGAAATACACAAGGCGGATATTAAGATTACAGACATTTGCAACCTACTCGGTTCCGATTGGCCCCTGTTAGCGGATGAGCTTGCGATCACACCGTCCGATGTGGAGCTGATACGAGCGGAATATCCGAACGATGAAGCACAGCAGGCGATCGTGATGTTGCGTCTCTGGCTTCGTCAGGCCGGAAGAGATGCAACTGGTAATGTGCTCGAGCAGGCTCTTATCAAAATCAATCGGCCGGACATTGTCAACAAATCAATTACAAATTTGGAACCGGTAACGGACGAGTACGAGCGACGTGTTGCGCAGCGGCAAATCGGTTCGATGAATGGACTGGATGAAATCGATCCAGCAAAAGTGAATGGTGTGACTACGACCAGCAGTATAATGCACG AATCCGAACACgagcaaacagaagaaaagcaagagCATGAAGCAGTCGAAAAACAAATACCGACGGACAACAATTCCCCAACTGATTCCGTATCCCCAGACACCACGGAAGCGTTCCAGCAGATTCGTCGCGAAAGCGAAATCCTCGGAATAGCAGCGATTAAAAAGGAAGACCTTTCTACGCCTCCACCAAGTCCGGCCGATTTCAATACGCAAGTCAGTCAGAACAGCAGCCAGGCGGGCGTAGAAGAAGGACGAAACGATG CAGTAGCCGAGGATGTGCaagaaattattcaacaaGCCATCAAAGATCATGATacgcatgacgatgacgaagaGGAGGAAGCCGGTGGTCCGGTGGCGGTGGAAACAGCTGGCAGCGATTCGGCAATCAGTGATCATGACGAAGATTCCGAAGGATTCGAATTGGACCTCGAAACGGACAAAAGTGGTAAAgtgaaaacgataaaaaaacattcgaaggtaaacattaaaatcaataaaacagtTGCCCAACGTCCCACGGTCGGGGACATCGAGTGGGAAATGCCAGAATCGGATGCACGACATCCCCAAATAGAGATATCGTCCGTCAACTTGGAGGACGTCTCGAACGATCGTCGGTACAGTTTGGATCACATTGATCCCGTTGCCGAAGGACTCACTCTCGGTGCTCGTACATACGAAAAGTCTCACTCGACACCGGGCGAAACCGAACAAAAGAAGTCGGAACAAATTGTTATCATCTCGTCTGATAACAACATCTCAGAGGTGCCGGCAGACTATTCCGGTGACATTGATGAGTTCATTTTCGTGCAAACGTCACCGGAGAACTTTGCCAAGATGGAAAAGGAGCAAGCTAAGGGTGGAGTTGTAACGGATGAGGATGATAACAGCAACTTGGTCATCATCACCGAGGAACACTACGATTACGAACTAACGAGTGACGATGATCGCCGATCGTCTAGCCTGTTGGAGGATCCTTCGCCTCCCGAAGAGAAAGATCTTGAAGGATACACAGTCGCACCGTCGTCGACGCCAGGTGCGGATGGTAAGAAGCGCTTTATCGTTGGAGGCAGTAGTAGTTCGGAAAGTGAAGAAGATCCCCAACAACGGCGTCGTGATCATCAGTCCGGATCGACATCCATCGTAAGACGCACGGTGCGAAGTAAGGTGGTTCCTACGGGTCTTACAATTACCGAGGATGAATCGGTTGTGCTGAAGGACGACCAGACCAATGGCACCAATCCGGCGATAACTGTTTGTCAGCCAACACCGCCACCGGCGCAGCCACCCTCCAGCAGTACCAGCAACAACTTTTCTATCCGAACAGGACCGGGATCATCGAGCGGATCAGACGTTGCCCTGCACGAAACTGCGGGCGAGCTGAGCGATGACGATGAAACAG GTAAAGTCAACAACAACCAGGCTGCAAGTGATCATCCGGGAGATAACCCGGTAACGGACACTGCTTTCGCTGAGGAATCGCATCCTTCTTCGTCCACCGTTACCTCCTCGAGGGTGGCGGTAATCGTAACTCAAGTATCCAACGATCTGATCGACGACGAACAGCCTCCGCAAGTAGCGGAGGACATGTTGATCGATCTTGCTATGCACGGTGACGGTGGTGAGGACGAAGCGAACGAATCTGACATCGATAATAGTGATGTTCGTGCAggtgttgatggtgatggtggtggctcTGTACAGGTTCAAATGGGATCGGGCCTAGCAGAAGGCAGTACAGAAATTA aaaactaTCTTGTTCAAAACACTGATCAAATAGTCGGTATGGAGCCAACTGAACCGCCAATTGAAACCACAGCTTCGAAACATGAAGGATCCACAcgaacagaaacaaacactGTCGTTGATGAATCAGATGATGG AACCATTCGTACTACGATTTACTCTACCACGTTGAAATTTGATGGTCCGGAAGATATGGAAgaacaaatattaaaacagATGCGAGATCAGCAATTCACAGCGGAACAACAGGAACAG TTGATGAACACCCCATTAATAACAACCACGACATTGGATCCGGATACGGGTGTAGAGACAACGTCCACCTCGACAACTCGAACGACAACGACCACTAAAACAATCACACTTACACCGGATGGAGATTTCCCCGAGGATGAAATACTGCAAAAAATCACAACCGTCACGACGCACACCTCTCAGCCAAACGTACCGGAAATGGTTAAGGAGACAACCGTCACCGTAACGGAAATGGTGGACGGCCGAACACTGGACGGTGCTGCCAAGGCACTCAATAATATAGTGGATGAGTTTATGAACCAGGAACGTAAAAATTAA